The genomic interval CAAGACCTCCCACCTTATCAAGTGAGGAAGGTGCTGGGATGGCTGGGGACGATGGGCCTGGGACCTGAGTCTGGGCTGACCCTGTCTTGCACCCCTCTGCCTTCCAGGCCCAGCCACTTCCCCGCCCCTCAGCACCACCACCGCAGCTCGGCCCACGCCCCTCACCAGCACGGCCTCACCCGCGGCCACCACCCCGCTCCGCCGGGCTCCCCTCACCACACACCCAGTGGGCGCCATTAACCAGCTGGGACCagacctgcctccagccacagcccccgCCCCCAGTACCCGGCGACCCCCAGCACCCAATCTGCACGTGTCCCCTGAGCTCTTCTGCGAACCCCGAGAGGTACGGCGGGTCCAGTGGCCGGCTACCCAGCAGGGCATGCTGGTGGAGAGGCCTTGCCCCAAGGGGACTCGAGGTGAGTGTTGGGGCTGCGGCCACCTGCTAAGGCTGGCCAGGGAGGAAGGGGACTTGCAGCTTAGCACAGACGCACTTGCCTGTCTTCCCTCTGGAGTGGGGCTCTGAGGACAGGGCCCAGTCCCCCCACCCTGCGGGCACAGCAGCAGCTCAGTCAGGTGCCCTGGCGTCACCTGCAGGCCTGCGGCTCCTGGCCTCAGGCTGAGGTGGAGTGGCCAGTGGCAGGACAAGCAGATGAACATCTGAAGTGCCCAATGCGGCAAGGACACATGCTCTTGGGACTAAGTGGGGGAGAGGCTTCATGGAGCCAGAGTAGGCTTTGCTGGAGGTTCTAGCTCTGGTAGGCAAAGGCAGAAGAGGCGCTACGGGAGAGGGGGGGCGCGTCGCCGTCTGGCCTGCCTCACGCCTGTGTCCTTGCCCCTCACCTTCTCCTCACCTACCCACGCCCCActgtctcctcctctccccatccccttccctttGGCTCCCCTGTCCGTCCTGTCCTTCTGTCCCTACAGGAATCGCCTCCTTCCAGTGTCTGCCAGCCCTGGGGCTCTGGAACCCCCGGGGCCCTGACCTCAGCAACTGCACCTCCCCCTGGGTCAACCAGGTGGCCCAGAAGGTACCAGCAACCGCTGCCCCTCAAAGGCAGGCACATTTACTCGGTTCCTGGGCCCTGGACAGTTGAATCCAGGGCCCAGCAGGGGTAGAGGGAGCCACTGGGGAGACAGGGGACGGCAGCCCTGGAAGGCAGGGCTGAGGGCTTCCCTCCTGGACTAGAGatgggcagggaggggctggctGGGAGGaggaccagagggagggaggggaggggtggggcgtGTGGAGAGGAGATGTGGGGGCGTGGACAGCTCCTGACAGACCTGGGgtccctcttcctccccacctCACGCAGATTAAGAGTGGAGAAAATGCAGCCAACATAGCCAGCGAGCTGGCCCGCCACACCCGGGGCTCCATCTATGCCGGGGACgtctcctcctctgtgaagctgATGGAGCAGCTGCTCGACATCCTGGATGCCCAGCTGCAGGCCCTGCGGCCCATCGAGCGCGAGTCAGCGGGCAAGAACTATAACAAGGTGGGGCCCCTGGCAGGGCTGAAGGACCATGTCCCCAGGGGCTCCCGAAGTGGCAGAGCTGGTACATCCAAGTGGGGCAGCAGCCCCTCAGCACCTTGTCAGAGAGGAAGGACCCCAGGGGCCCTGGGTGTCATTCCTGGGCTGCCCTGAGTGGTCCTGGGGGTTGTGGGTCCCTGAGGAATGTCTCTTACTGAAGACCTGGTCCCAGGTTCGTGGTAGGAACAGAAAAGTGGGCTGCCTGGGCCCCAGTGGAAGAGGGTGGGGTCAGGGCAGCGGTGCCTGGGGCTGGCCTGACCCGCCTCCATCTCTCCTAGATGCACAAGAGAGAAAGAACCTGCAAGGACTATATCAAGGTGAGACACGTGGGCTCACACCGTGAGGACCAGAGGCTCAAGCCAAAGGGAAAGGGCATGGATGCGGAGAGGAGGTGACTCAGTGCTGTCCTCGCCCATGCAGGCTGTGGTGGAGACGGTGGACAACTTGCTCCGGCCAGAGGCACTCGAGTCCTGGAAGGATATGAACGCCACGGAGCAGGTCCACACGGCCACCATGCTCCTGGACGTCCTGGAGGAGGGCGCCTTCCTGCTCGCGGACAACGTCAGGGAGCCTGCCCGCTTCCTGGCTGCCAAGCAGAATGTGGGTGAGTGTTGCTGTCACCCCAAGGGTGACATCATCTGACCATCATCCAGGCCCCACATCCCAGCCACTTCTACCTTCCTGGTCCCTGTCCCGTGGCCGGGCGTGGGAACTGGAACAGGACTCCCAGTCTGACTCCGTCCCCACCACACCTGTGAACCTTGCACCCTGGGGCCTGCCCAGCCCAGAGCCATGGGAAGAGGCTGGTCTCCCTGGCCCTCGACCTTGGGTCTCATGCGACAGCCTGAGCCTGTCTGAGTACAGAGCTTAACGGTGTGCTCCCTGCCACCCCCATCCCCTCAGTCCTGGAGGTCACTGTCCTGAACACAGAAGGCCAAGTACAGGAGCTGGTGTTCCCCCAGGAGTACCCCAGCGAGAACTCCATCCAGCTGTCAGCCAACACCATCAAGCAGAACAGCCGCAATGGTCAGTGTCCCTGACGGGGTTCAGGTGGGGGGACCGCGCGTACCACTCGGCCCTCCAGCCCTGCGTTAGCTCTGTCAGTCTGTGAAGGGCGTAGGTCTGGAACCTCCGTTAGGCCTTACGTGCTCAAACTGGCGTAGAACCTCAGGGATCTGTGGGCCCTTAAAGCCCTGTGGAGCCCTGGGtctgcagggctgcctcctgggcagCAGCCCACCTGGCCCTCAGATCTCAGAGAGGACTGTGCCATTGGGGACTAAGACTCAGAGAGGATAGGGGCTCGCCCCAGGTCACACGGGGAGTAGGAGTGGGCCAGACAACTGGCCCTGTGTCCTGGCCACCATGCTGCTGCCAGACTGCCTAGAGCCGATCAGTGGTCTCGTGGAGAGGGCTCCCTGAACCCGCCTGCCTGTGCCGTGGCCTGCCTCAGCGCTCCCGTGGCCAGCATGGCCGAGGGCTGTGGAGCCAGTCGGGGTGCCAGCCGAGGCCTGCCATCCCATCCCACTATCCCATCCCACTGTGCCTGTGCTCCCCAGGGGTGGTCAAAGTTGTCTTCATCCTCTACAACAACCTGGGCCTCTTCCTGTCCACGGAGAATGCCACGGTGAAGCTGGCGGGCGAAGTAGGCACAGGTGGCCCCGGGGGCGCCTCCCTGGTGGTGAACTCCCAGGTCATCGCGGCCTCCATCAACAAGGAGTCTAGCCGCGTCTTCCTCATGGACCCTGTCATCTTCACCGTTGCCCACCTGGAGGTGAGCGGGGCATGCCCTCCCTCCCTGGACTGCACGTCCCTCCTACCGTgctcaccgccccccccccccaggaacaAGCTGTAGCCCCCCTTGAACCACCCTCAGACCCCGATCTTAGCAGCTTGGACCATTTCTCCTCCAAGGTCTGACCATCATCCGGGGCCCCATGTCCCAGGCACTTCTTCCTGGTCCCTGTCCAGTGGCCGGGCTGGGGGCTGGAACAGGACTCCTGGTCTGACCCCCACCACACCACAGGCCAAGAACCACTTCAACGCTAACTGCTCCTTCTGGAACTACTCGGAGCGGTCCATGCTGGGCTACTGGTCGACCCAGGGCTGCCGCCTGGTGGAGTCCAACAAGACCCACACCACGTGTGCCTGCAGCCACCTCACCAACTTCGCTGTGCTCATGGCTCACCGAGAGATCGTAAGCTGGCCGGCGCTCTGCCTGGGGCTGGCCCGGCTTTGCATGGCATCCTAGAGCGCGCAGCATGGGCGGTGCTGGGAAGGCCAGCCTCGTAGGTGTGGGGGGCCGCCAGTCCTGCCTGGGGCGTGAGGCCAAGCATCTGGTTCTCTCTGGTCATGGTCCCACCTTCTCCCAAGACACTCTGGAGAAGCAAGTTGGTGTCACCTTTGTCATCTCTCCACAAGCCTTCCAGAGCATGAAGTGAGCGCGCCGCCTGCAGAGGGGTGGGGCTCGCAAGGTGGCTGGGTGGACGGCACTGCAAGTCCCTTTGACCCACAACCTTGCCGGGACCTTGCCCACAGCTGGCGCCTGGCTGAGCCCTGAGCATGCCCCGTGGTGTGTGCAAAGCCAGAAGCCCTGAGCATGCCCCCTGCTCCTGTCCCCCAGTACCAGGGCCGCATCAATGAGCTGCTGCTGTCGGTCATCACTTGGGTGGGCATCGTGATCTCCCTGGTCTGCCTGGCCATCTGCATCTCCACCTTCTGCTTCCTGCGGGGCCTGCAGACGGACCGCAACACCATCCACAAGAACCTGTGCATCAACCTGTTCCTGGCCGAGCTGCTCTTCCTGGTCGGGATAGACAAGACTCAGTATGAGGTGGGCTGGGCCCGGGCCGGGGCGCGGGGGGGCACCTCTGGCACGCCCTCACCTGTGGTCCTCCCCGCAGATCGCCTGCCCCATCTTCGCCGGCCTGCTGCACTACTTCTTCCTGGCCGCCTTCTCCTGGCTGTGCCTGGAGGGCGTGCACCTCTACCTGCTGCTGGTGGAGGTGTTTGAGAGCGAGTATTCCCGCACCAAGTACTACTACCTGGGGGGCTACTGCTTCCCAGCCCTGGTGGTGGGCATCGCCGCGGCCATCGACTACCGCAGCTATGGCACCGAGAAGGCGTGAGTGTCCCACTGTCATTCCCTGGGTTTCCCCCACCTGGCTCTCTGCTCAGCAGCACCTCTGGGCTAGGTCTCTTGGGCCAGTGGCCTCTGTCCTGGTGCTAGAGGCTGCAGCCAGCAGAGTCTGGCCTCCCagggtcggggggggggggggaagtgcCTCTTGAATTCTCTCCACTCTGGTCTTATTTCCTTCACAGCTGCTGGCTGCGAGTGGACAATTATTTCATCTGGAGCTTCATCGGACCCGTCTCCTTTGTCATTGTGGTAAGTTGGACAGTAGCACTGCCAGCACTGGGGCTCCTTCCTTCGTCCAGGCTAGCCTtgacccctgccctgagaggtgcTAGTTTGAAAGCCATGTCAGAATTGagcagccaggggctggggacatagctccacgggtagagtgcttgccttatcctgcacaaggccctgggttcaatccccagtgccacaaaaaaaaaaaagagcagccaGCCAAGAGCACAAGGCAGACTGGCAATTGTGACCTAAGCCCCTGGTGTATGGCAGGCTGTGTCCTGTCCTCTCAGCGCCTAGGCAGTCAGCTAACTGCAGTACAGCAATGACTTTGGGGTTCTCCAGCAGGAGGCCCTGAAGAAGAGGGGTTGAAGGTAAGGCTTGAAGGCCTCAGCTCAGTAGGGGGAACCCTCACCAGCCCCTTCCCCTTGCACTGCCCCCAGGTGAACCTGGTGTTCCTCATGGTGACCCTGCACAAGATGATTCGAAGCTCATCTGTGCTCAAGCCCGACTCCAGTCGCCTGGACAACATTAAGTGAGTCTCTTCTCCTCACACCCCTGCCCTGGGGCCCCCACCATGGGCCTAACCTCTCCCAGGGTTTTctgaaatgtgattttaaatatcaAGACGGATGGGTTCACTTTGTGCCTGCTTAATGAGAAATCACAGTGATAGCCCTTCCAGCCCTTGCCATCGGGGCCGTAACTGCCAAGGGTGAGGCCAGGTTCAGAACATGAGTCCAATTGAAggcaattgaaagaaaaatagagagagggtgtagctcagtggtaaagtgcttgcctggcatgcccaaggtcctgggttccatccccagtactggggaaaaaaagaaaagaaaaatgggctaTAAAATGTAGTTTAAGTGGTTTGGAAAAATTACCAAAATGATTCAACCATCCAGGGAGTGACTGAGGTCTGCACACTCTGACTTGGATCAGTGCTTCCCCACCAGGCCCGGCTGGGTTAGGAGCATGGAGGTCTGTCTATTCAGCTCCAAGCTGGATCTTTGCAAATAGTGCCCAGCCCACCCCAAAGCCCCTCACACCACATGGGGGCATCAGGGCTCTGGGGGAGGCCTGGGCTACAGCTGTCTCTCCTGGAGGGTACTTTGACCTGTCTGTACCCCCGCATCCCCAGATCCTGGGCCCTGGGGGCCATTGCGCTGCTCTTCCTGTTGGGTCTTACCTGGGCTTTTGGCCTCCTCTTCATCAACAAAGAGTCAGTGGTCATGGCCTATCTCTTTACTACCTTCAACGCCTTCCAGGGGGTCTTCATCTTCGTCTTTCACTGCGCCTTACAGAAAAAGGTGAGATCGGGGCCCTGGGGTGGAGATCCTCAGACTTTTCCAGTCTCAGGTGAGGCAGGCAAGGGCGAAGGGAACTCAGGCACCTCTTTGAGCCTCCAGTGTGTATCACAGGTGCAACAGCTTAGGAGCGAGAAGGCAGGACAGACAGCTGGCGGGCTCGCTCCCACTAGTGTGGGGCCCACGGTGGGAGACGACTGGGCACCTTCCAGACGGAATGTTCCCTCTTCAGTAGTTCTAGAAAGAGCTGTGAATTCTGTGGTGATAGAAAGGTCcgtttttaaataaatgtgttaaaatCTGGATCTTAAAAAACATATATGGAGGAGAGAAGAGCAGCGAGGAAGTTTGGAGATGGGCTTGCAGGCGGCACACTCAGGCCAAAGTCGAGGCACTGAGCCGAGGTGCTTAGGCTGCATCCTGAAGGCAGTGAGGGGACATGGTCAGGTGGTTGTTGGGCTGCGGCGGGGGACAGCAAGGTCGTTGGGATAGTGGAAGCAAGACCCTAGAATCCCTGTGCAAGGGAAGTTGACCCTCTCTCTGCTCCGCTCAAAGCCATCCCgtgggctgggggcggggctcAGTGCTAGAGCCCTGGcccagcatgcacgaggccctgggttccaccccacccactaaaacacacacacgcacagaagCCTGTCGGATGGCTCGCCCAGACAATCATCCTGGAGTCCTTGCATGGCAAGGTCCTCACAGGGACCCCAGGCCCATACGTTGGACCACCCCTGTTGGCTCCCTTCCCTTCTGCCCTCACTCACTTCTACTTTCCTGGTCACCTAGATAGGACCCTCCTCCGGACGTGGCCCTCTTCCTCCCTTGGCCCGATGTCCTTCCCCAGGTATCTGAGGGTCTGCTACTTATTTTTTGGCCAAGACATCTGATTCGTAATGAGGCCTCCGCGGTCTATTTCCACGCACACTAATACACACGCGCCAGCACTGCCCAACCCCCTTCCCAGCTGCAGTTCTCTCCATGGCGCCTATCTCTGTCTGACACGCAGCATGGCATTCAGGTGCCCCTCTGTGTCCCCGGGTTCTGCATCTGCAGATGTAACCAGCCGCCCATGAAAATACTCGAGAAAAAGAAACTGCTCAACATGTACAAGCTTTTTGTTGTTATGCCCTAAACAATACACTAAAATGGCTATTTACGTAGCACTCACATTGTATCCCAgtgttataagtaatctaggGATGACTTAAATATATGTGAGAGggcttggggatgtagttcagcagtagagggctcgcctaagcggcctgaggccctgggttcaatgtatgtacatatatgtatgcatacgtgtgtgtgtgtgtgtgtgtgtatgggaggATGTGCGTAGgttatgcaaatactatgccattttatataagggatttaaGTATCTGCTGATTTTGGTATCTAAGgaaggtcctggaaccaatcctccAAAGATACCAAGGAACAActggtgtttatatttttatccacATTCTATCTCTGTCTGCTAAGATATAAGCACTGAGAGGTAGGGATTTGTTCCCACTGTGTGCTTTACTTTTCCAGGGGCCAAAACtctgcctggcacatagcagatGCTCATTAAAGAGCTGCTGAgtttgtgaatgaatgaatgagaaatggTTAGTGGAGGTGGAGAAAAGAAGATAGGCCCAAGTgagaagagagtgagagaaagtgCGAACGGTTGGCTTTTGGGGGACAGATGACAGCAAGTTTTCTGTGGCCTGCCAGGCACTGAAACAGGGAACATACCCTCTGGGAGCTCAGTCTCTGGACTCCCAGGGCAGCCTGTTCTCCAGCCACCCTGTGGTGTCTGGATGACAAAGGAGGTTGGCATCTCCTGACAGCTGACAGTCCCCTCATCCCGCAGGTGCACAAGGAGTACAGCAAGTGCCTGCGTCACTCCTACTGCTGCATCCGTTCCCCACCAGGGGGTACTCACGGCTCCCTTAAGACCTCAGCCATGCGAAGCAACACCCGCTACTACACAGGGACCCAGGtactggggcagggcagggcaggtcaCCAAGCAGGACTCCCTGGGACTGAGTATTGGAACTTAGAACCCAAAGGGCAGGGGAGTGCCCGACCTGGGTCTTCGATGGCGTTCATCTGGAAAGCAGTCTCAGAGTGATGCTGGAGGGTGGGTGGCCCTAGGACCCCCTCATGTCTGGGCTATGTTCCCAGAGCCGAATTCGGAGGATGTGGAATGACACCGTGAGAAAACAGACGGAGTCCTCCTTCATGGCAGGCGACATCAACAGCACCCCCACCCTCAACCGAGGTGAGAAAGCAGCCTTCTGTCCTGGCTCCTGTCCCTTAAAGGCTCTTGGCCCCAATGTCTTGGGGCTGCCTTGTGACCTCTGAACCCTTGGGCAGGTACCATGGGGAACCACCTACTGACCAACCCTGTGCTGCAGCCACGTGGGGGCACCAGCCCCTACAACACCCTCATCGCCGAGTCAGTGGGCTTCAATCCCTCATCGCCC from Urocitellus parryii isolate mUroPar1 chromosome 3, mUroPar1.hap1, whole genome shotgun sequence carries:
- the Adgrl1 gene encoding adhesion G protein-coupled receptor L1 isoform X1; protein product: MARLAAVLWSLCVTAVLVTSATQGLSRAGLPFGLMRRELACEGYPIELRCPGSDVIMVENANYGRTDDKICDADPFQMENVQCYLPDAFKIMSQRCNNRTQCVVVAGSDAFPDPCPGTYKYLEVQYDCVPYIFVCPGTLQKVLEPTSTHESEHQSGAWCKDPLQAGDRIYVMPWIPYRTDTLTEYASWEDYVAARHTTTYRLPNRVDGTGFVVYDGAVFYNKERTRNIVKYDLRTRIKSGETVINTANYHDTSPYRWGGKTDIDLAVDENGLWVIYATEGNNGRMVVSQLNPYTLRFEGTWETGYDKRSASNAFMVCGVLYVLRSVYVDDDSEAAGNRVDYAFNTNANREEPVSLAFPNPYQFVSSVDYNPRDNQLYVWNNYFVVRYSLEFGPPDPSAGPATSPPLSTTTAARPTPLTSTASPAATTPLRRAPLTTHPVGAINQLGPDLPPATAPAPSTRRPPAPNLHVSPELFCEPREVRRVQWPATQQGMLVERPCPKGTRGIASFQCLPALGLWNPRGPDLSNCTSPWVNQVAQKIKSGENAANIASELARHTRGSIYAGDVSSSVKLMEQLLDILDAQLQALRPIERESAGKNYNKMHKRERTCKDYIKAVVETVDNLLRPEALESWKDMNATEQVHTATMLLDVLEEGAFLLADNVREPARFLAAKQNVVLEVTVLNTEGQVQELVFPQEYPSENSIQLSANTIKQNSRNGVVKVVFILYNNLGLFLSTENATVKLAGEVGTGGPGGASLVVNSQVIAASINKESSRVFLMDPVIFTVAHLEAKNHFNANCSFWNYSERSMLGYWSTQGCRLVESNKTHTTCACSHLTNFAVLMAHREIYQGRINELLLSVITWVGIVISLVCLAICISTFCFLRGLQTDRNTIHKNLCINLFLAELLFLVGIDKTQYEIACPIFAGLLHYFFLAAFSWLCLEGVHLYLLLVEVFESEYSRTKYYYLGGYCFPALVVGIAAAIDYRSYGTEKACWLRVDNYFIWSFIGPVSFVIVVNLVFLMVTLHKMIRSSSVLKPDSSRLDNIKSWALGAIALLFLLGLTWAFGLLFINKESVVMAYLFTTFNAFQGVFIFVFHCALQKKVHKEYSKCLRHSYCCIRSPPGGTHGSLKTSAMRSNTRYYTGTQSRIRRMWNDTVRKQTESSFMAGDINSTPTLNRGTMGNHLLTNPVLQPRGGTSPYNTLIAESVGFNPSSPPVFNSPGSYREPKHPLGGREACGMDTLPLNGNFNNSYSLRSGDFPPGDGGPEPPRGRNLADAAAFEKMIISELVHNNLRGSSSGAKGPPPPEPPVPPVPGGGGEEEAGGPGGADRAEIELLYKALEEPLLLPRAQSVLYQSDLDESESCTAEDGATSRPLSSPPGRDSLYASGANLRDSPSYPDSSPEGPSEALPPPPPAPPGPPEIYYTSRPPALVARNPLQGYYQVRRPSHEGYLAAPGLEGPGPDGDGQMQLVTSL
- the Adgrl1 gene encoding adhesion G protein-coupled receptor L1 isoform X2, with amino-acid sequence MARLAAVLWSLCVTAVLVTSATQGLSRAGLPFGLMRRELACEGYPIELRCPGSDVIMVENANYGRTDDKICDADPFQMENVQCYLPDAFKIMSQRCNNRTQCVVVAGSDAFPDPCPGTYKYLEVQYDCVPYKVEQKVFVCPGTLQKVLEPTSTHESEHQSGAWCKDPLQAGDRIYVMPWIPYRTDTLTEYASWEDYVAARHTTTYRLPNRVDGTGFVVYDGAVFYNKERTRNIVKYDLRTRIKSGETVINTANYHDTSPYRWGGKTDIDLAVDENGLWVIYATEGNNGRMVVSQLNPYTLRFEGTWETGYDKRSASNAFMVCGVLYVLRSVYVDDDSEAAGNRVDYAFNTNANREEPVSLAFPNPYQFVSSVDYNPRDNQLYVWNNYFVVRYSLEFGPPDPSAGPATSPPLSTTTAARPTPLTSTASPAATTPLRRAPLTTHPVGAINQLGPDLPPATAPAPSTRRPPAPNLHVSPELFCEPREVRRVQWPATQQGMLVERPCPKGTRGIASFQCLPALGLWNPRGPDLSNCTSPWVNQVAQKIKSGENAANIASELARHTRGSIYAGDVSSSVKLMEQLLDILDAQLQALRPIERESAGKNYNKMHKRERTCKDYIKAVVETVDNLLRPEALESWKDMNATEQVHTATMLLDVLEEGAFLLADNVREPARFLAAKQNVVLEVTVLNTEGQVQELVFPQEYPSENSIQLSANTIKQNSRNGVVKVVFILYNNLGLFLSTENATVKLAGEVGTGGPGGASLVVNSQVIAASINKESSRVFLMDPVIFTVAHLEAKNHFNANCSFWNYSERSMLGYWSTQGCRLVESNKTHTTCACSHLTNFAVLMAHREIYQGRINELLLSVITWVGIVISLVCLAICISTFCFLRGLQTDRNTIHKNLCINLFLAELLFLVGIDKTQYEIACPIFAGLLHYFFLAAFSWLCLEGVHLYLLLVEVFESEYSRTKYYYLGGYCFPALVVGIAAAIDYRSYGTEKACWLRVDNYFIWSFIGPVSFVIVVNLVFLMVTLHKMIRSSSVLKPDSSRLDNIKSWALGAIALLFLLGLTWAFGLLFINKESVVMAYLFTTFNAFQGVFIFVFHCALQKKVHKEYSKCLRHSYCCIRSPPGGTHGSLKTSAMRSNTRYYTGTQSRIRRMWNDTVRKQTESSFMAGDINSTPTLNRGTMGNHLLTNPVLQPRGGTSPYNTLIAESVGFNPSSPPVFNSPGSYREPKHPLGGREACGMDTLPLNGNFNNSYSLRSGDFPPGDGGPEPPRGRNLADAAAFEKMIISELVHNNLRGSSSGAKGPPPPEPPVPPVPGGGGEEEAGGPGGADRAEIELLYKALEEPLLLPRAQSVLYQSDLDESESCTAEDGATSRPLSSPPGRDSLYASGANLRDSPSYPDSSPEGPSEALPPPPPAPPGPPEIYYTSRPPALVARNPLQGYYQVRRPSHEGYLAAPGLEGPGPDGDGQMQLVTSL